The DNA window AGTAACCCCCAAATATAAGATCAAGGACTCAGTATCAGAAGCACTGAATTAACTATTCTTGGGGAACCTCCCCCAATCCCATCCAGTGAAATCATCCAATCCATTCTTGTTCTGAAAAAATCTGTCACCATATTGTTTTCTTTAGTTTCCCTACAGAGATGGATAATCTGATAATCAATGTAGGTAATAATTAACTAGTGTGCAGGAACTGCTGCTGTACTGCCTACCTCGAGAACAGAGGCCGGTAACAGAGATATTTAatgccagaaaagaaaggaatCCTACACAAAAGGGCCTGATTGCAGGAAAACTCAGACATAAATCAACTGGCAAGTTTGGGTCAGCTGGGCAGGATGAAATGCTCTACAGGCATTTTTTGTATTTATATTTCTTCAAAACAAACCATGCAAATCCCAACCCCACATGCGCATTGAAAGAAACTGATTGATACGTTTTGGCTAAATGAAGGTGGAAAAGGACATCTCCAAAGAAATATTGGACCAGATTCTAATCTCAGACACACTGGTGTTAATCCGGAGTGACTTCATTGGCGTCAGTAGAGTTAAACCCCAGCTTTAGAACTGAGATCAAAATCTGTTCCATTTTCCTTTCCTAtaaagtgtggggggagggggaatgtgaTGAGTAACACACGAAAACGCTAAGATTTTTCTGTCTCTAGCATCTATGATTTCATCCCATAACAAAGTGAAATAAACAAACTGATGAGGAGTTTAAAGAGAGATCAAACACAAACAAAGCGAAGGGATTTTTCGGATAACTCAACCTCTTTTGTGGCTTCTTTTTACTCTAATTCTTTGAGTTAACGATATAtgagaagtttttaaaaataattttgatctACAGAGGTCCTTGTGTTGCGTATCCGGACAGCAGAGATTTGGTTGAAAGCGTGAATGAGTGTTGCTTCGTTTATGTTTTGATCGTGAATCAGACAGTTTTGATCGTGGAAGTGAAAACACGGATGGTTTTATAGCAAATTGAGTCTGTTTGAGATTGAGCTGCCGCTTTATTTCAGATCTTCATAATCGTTTGCCACCAACTTGTATGAAATCGTCTTTGCCTAAGAACTTATTAAACAGTGATGGTTTAACTTGATTTATGACTGAGAACTACTTACCCAGAGATCTTTCAAATTACTTGCACTGATCTGAAGATTTTGTTCTTTGGAATGTGACCCTGTTCGGACTTAACAGCTAATCAGGAAATGCTACAAGAGAGCACtttgtaaaacacacacacacacacacacacacacacacacacacacaccccgagaaTAATAACAGCTCCTGTAACTTCAGAGCCTCGGACCCAAGCGCGCGGTTGCAGTGACCGCGCCGGCCCTAGGAGCTGTCTCTGGTGCTGCAAGCGGCTTCTCCACCGCGCACCGCAGAGCTGGCGCTGAACAGGACAGAGATCCCTGGGGGTGAAATGCAAACACAGATGTGCCATCTCAGGCTAGGGAAACACAAGAGCCGCTCTGCCGCGTGCAGCAAATTAAAATGTCTCCCCGGTTCCTTTGCACGATAACTGAAGGATGGGCTCTGCTATTACAGGGCCCTTCTGGCCCCTAGGGAAACTCCCCTAAGTCCGTCAGAGCTTTGCGCTGTTGGCCGGCAGGATAAGAGACGAGGGAGCGCAGCtctcctctctgcctcagctGGGGTGCCGGTGCCCAAGGCGGGCGCGCACATAACACTCACGTTTGAGGCGTGGGAAGGGAACGCGTTGAGCCTTCTCAGGTGTCAGTGGTAGCAACTGAGAAAGGCCCCTCTGCAGGGCGCCAGGGTCTAGCGACTGACCCAGTGTCTCCAAGCGGGAAATAGCCGTTTGGGGGAACAGGTCCCTGGGCAGCACCGAACCTCTTGGAGCTGGGATGCCACAGCAAAGCATGCTCAGAGAATAGCccggtcgtgtgtgtgtgtgtgtgtgtgtgtgtgtgtgtgtgtgtgtgtgtgtgtgtgtgtgtgtgtgtgtgtgtgtgtgtgtgtgtgtgtgtgtgtgtgtgttcgttcgcCCGCACTCACTCACTCGGGGGGAGAGGCCAGCCTGTTCCTGGGACAGATTCAAAACAAAGATTAATTGCAACGGACAGTTAGATAGCATGCAAGTGTACAGAAATTCTTTGAACCCACTTTCTGTTTATATACCTAATGGGTAAACGCTAAAGCATTTTGAATTGCAAATGGTTAACATAAGGGATGGCGTTCTGCTGCCAAAAGATTGTTTTTAATCAAATGGCTATGCGAGAACAAACTTTGGCTGAATACGGGGGACACCTCTGAAattgtaaaatatttatttaactggGGGAAGCAGGTTCTACTGGAGCAAAATAAGTTAGTAGTTGACTGGAAAATATTCCACTAGAAATGTACAAATGCCaacaaaaaattaaagaaaactaATTTTCCATCATGTCCTCGCTATTTTCGGAAGtgaaccaaaaaagcaaaaagatTTACATATCTATTGGGTGTATTTGCTGGAGGCAATGAAATCAAAGCAACAATCTTTCCTTTGCCAGCTCCTTGGAAATCAATTATTTTACGCAGGCGATTGTTAGTCAAAAAGAAAGACCAACTTTGCACATTCACAACATTGCGCCAGGACTTTTTGTACTGGTTGATTGAATTTAAATGAGTGCGCATCTGTAGCTTTTAAAACATGTAACTGAGTCCTTTCTTCTAATGAAAGCCTATTTTAATTAGCTTCAGAAGCAAGCAAATGCTTCTAATGAAGTGATATGTTTCATAATTTAAACAAGGAGCAATCAAAATTATCAGCAAGTGCGCATTTAAATGTAACTTCAGGCATGCTTTTGTAACATTTGGAAAAGCGAAAGAAATGTTTAGCTTAAACCGTAGCTATTCCTACTCAAATCCTGCTCCCTTTACACACACGGAGAGAGGAAGGCGAGCAGGATTTCCCTTAAAAGTACATTTCACAAGTTGTCTAAcattccaaaaataaaaaatgaaatatacATTCAAACACATTTCCTAAGACCCAGCAGCAAAataatctttcttttaaaaaatgtttccttttttctaACCAAATGTTTTTAAACTTTGTACTAGTGAAATCCTGAGGTGAGAGAAATAccaaaaaaagtttaaataaattaaaatgcgaTGAAAACTGGTATGTGAATTCTACCATAACTTTCCTGCTCGAACCATGTCATTTTGAAAGCCCAGCTGACTCGTTTCTGCGGCAGAGAAAGGACAACTCAGGTAACACACGCTATTCTGTCTAAAAAAATTTTTCCCCTTTGTTACTTTCAGAATTGGTGTGGGCAAACGTGAACACAACGAAtgattggggtttttttagtAATATTAATGAAGCAATTGAATCATCTCGAGCTGGTTTGGCTCGGCTTTAAATTAGCATTATTTTAAACACGAAACGAGTCTTGGCTTTGCACACTTCCTAGGACACTAGTTCATTCTAATGTGTGCTCAGCTAAAGGGCTCTTTAGGGTAAATGTAATGGCCCGAGTCCCAAATTACTGGGAGCCTGTTCCTAGTCCTAACACTAAATGATGGGGGGTCACTCTTATTAATTTCTAAGACCTAGTAAGAAAGGACTCGACTGAGTCTGTCGCCTAAGCAGGGCTGCCGCTCTGTATAATGTCGCTGGCCCCTGCACAGACGCTGGGTAATTGTCAGAGTCCGCTGTGACAAGGGCAGAAAATGAGGTAGGCGTTTCCGAGCCCTCTCTCCCCTTTTGTTAGATCAAGGCCGAGGTCAATATGGTTTTAACGCACATTTATTAGCAGAGAAATCAGCAAACCATTCGCTAATTAGCAAAGCCCAAATAAATGTGCCCGCGGGCTCTTTCTTTGGAGAGTAAACGCACAGCGCCGAGCCAGCCCGGCGCAGCCCTGGGAGGCGGCCAGAGCACGGGGCTTGATGAATGTTTTATAGGTAATTGCTGTATATCTTTCCAATTGCAGGGGGGGGGCGTGTTGTGTTCACCTCGGAAGGCTGGGGCTGGCTCGCTCTGAAGGCTGCTAAAGGGAGGCAGGCGGACAGCGGTAGCCAGGCTGCAAATTACAACCTGTGACTGGCCGCCGCTCCCTGCCTCTCGCAGGGGCTGGAAGAAAGGCGAGCATTTGGGGTGTTTACCTTCACCTCGTTTCAGTTTTCCTAGGTTACCTCCCCAGGCCCGCTCGCAAGGTCAGCAGCTCTCTGCAcgtctccccctcccttccccccactgcagAGCCTCTATTGGCGCTTGGGTTTAGTCAGGTCCATAGCTGGCACCCCCGCACCACAGCGGAAACGTGCCACTGAGGCGGGCTCAGCCCCGAACGCAGGGCTGGATTTAAGGGCGCTAAAACAAAAGGCAGGGCGAGATTTAAGTGGGCTCAGCCGGCGCGGCTCCGGCTGAAGCGTGAAACTGGCTAGGAGAGAGAAGATCAAAGATCTGGAAGGTTTTATGGGCTCGATCTGgcttgattctctctctctcctggctccTAATTGCTCACAGTCAGCCGCCTCGCGCTTGCTGTCTGTCCTGCTCGCTTCTCCCGAGCATTCTGCTGCTCTGGAACAGCTGCTAGGCCAGGGACCACATTCCTGTTTCCCAGGCATCAGGCCACCCAACCTTGCAAGCCATTCAGTTTCCTCATCAACTTCTTAAATATTCAGGAAGGGGAGAACGGGaaaaatacagagagagagagaacagaccACAGCTACCACTTGAAACCGCCGCGAAATGATCATTTCAAAAGCATCTGTCTGTCCCCCATGCAGCTCCGGAAAGACTGAATCCCGCAAACAAAAGAAATCACCATACTATTGTCTTAAtcatcagctttttaaaaaaaaccactcgACGATGTTTAAACTAAGGGCTCGGGTAGCAGTATCTGGagggaggattttaaaaatatagaaacCAAACATAAAAATCTTACAGATCATTGAACAGTGGCCCTAAAACGACGGGCTGTTTTTCGGACCCGAATTTCGTGCATCAGTTAACTTCAGTAAAATTAGCTTACTTAGATTTCCACTTTTTGTTACAAAAAGATAGTTTATTTCttgtttctttcttctttttttttttgtaattttcagtcacaaaaaaaatctatattttgtcACCTAAGCATTTATTTTACTGAATTCAAAAAGACATGaaaagggagaggggggagaaatCATGTATTTTTTTAGTAAGGTATATAAGTGAATTTTTGACAACATATAATAAATATGATATATCACTTCGCACTCAGTCTGTTCAAATGTACATTTCCTTTCAGATTACGGAGCATGCCACTTTTCGGTAAGAAAAAAGGTCATGAGAAATCAGTGCAAAGTTCTCCGTTACCCCTGGTCTTCCGCGCGGTTTGTTCTTTGTATCCCTCTGTCCTCCAGAGTCTCTGctggctcagggccggctccctccctcccgctgTCTCTCCGTCCGACCTCCTGGAGGTTTGTTCGatgggtttgtttgtttcactTACTGGATCGGCTCTGGGTTCATGGTTCAAAAGTCCCTGCTCTGATTGAATCGTCTCCGTGGCTGGCTCTTGGCTGCCTTCAGAAGCTCCTGGCCCCCTTTCATCTCCCCCTCAGTTGCTCGGCTCCTGCTTTTGGTGGCCGGtttttatttggggggaggggtgggggctagttgctGGGACAGCGGTGAGCTCTCACCGGGGGTGCGGGGTACCCGGGATAGGGTTGGCCAAGGGGTTGAGCGCGGGCTGACCCCCGGGCCCCAGGCCGTGGATGAGCACGCGGGGCACCAAGGGCCGCTGGAGCTGAGGGTGCGGAGCTGGGGGAGTCCGGTACATGCTGCTGTACATGGCCGCCGCCGCTGCAGCCGCTGTCGTGCTGTCCATGCTGCCCAGCAAGCTCGGGTGGTAGAAATAGGGAGAGGGGAACATCCTCTGGAGAGCGGAATAATTCCCAGCTTCGGCCAGCAGCTCCAGTCCCACCGCCGTCTGCCGCTTCCACTTCGTCCTGGAAGAGAAGGAGCACACAGGTCCAGAGCTAGCACGGAACCATCCCCCTGCCATGGCTGCTCGGTTTCGAGGGGCCGAAGGAGTTCCCCGGGGACGTGAACCCCAACTCCTACTTGTCCTGGCCCTTCTCCTTCACCACCACCCCTCCTCTGCCACCAGAACGTCTGCTCCGCCAGTCGCTAGAGCGCTGGCAAACAAATCAGTGGGGAATCGAGCCCCGGTTCCCTGGGTTTAGCCACACGCACCATGAACTAAAATGGAACCCACGGGACAGTCCCCCCTTCTCTTTGCAGGCTTCCAGGAGCGCGACTTTCTAAAATCGCAGGTGTCGGTGCCTTCAAACTTTGCAGTGTCGCGGAAACAGGGATTCATTGGTCCTGCATCCGAAAAACTGAACTAAACAAAAAATCAAACCGTTCGTGGAGCATAAAGATGCAGGGAAATATCGAACAAAGAAAGGAGAAGTGCTTTCAGCTCCAGATGGCAAGACAGCAGAGATCCCCGTTATAAAAAGATATTGACTAGTAGTTTGGCAGAATGTTTCTAGCGGCACACACGGTATTTTCACTCTCCTGACACAATATTTCAACCATTTTATTTCCtggcctttcccccccccctcgcgAACCCCTCCCTTTGCCAAGCCCCAGCGAAATGCCTTGTGAGATCTGAGCTGGTGGTTACACACACACTGCAATCCCGGCAAAATTAATAAACATGGCGCCCTGTTTAGATTGGATACAAATGACACTAATGTTTTCCGACAGAATTAGGGTGGCTGAAACCGTATGTAATGAGACAGAAAATTATGGCAAAGATGACAACTGGACGTAGTTTTCCAAACCTAGTCAGCTGCGATTAGAATACACATACAATTGCCTCTCTGGCTTTACAACGCGGACAAATGGAAACCgagcacattttttttaaaccaacacaTTTTACAACTTGATTTCCTAGTCACTTTCCTAACATCACACACGGAGAAATCCTTGCAAACGCCGTGATTTCCAAACGGGCTACGGAGGCATGCCAAGAGCAACACTGCATAAtgagatttcagtgggatttcttTCCCAGTGTGTTCCTGGGACACAGGAAGAATAATATGTCCCCAGTTTTGTAATCAAGATTTGCCCATTATTTATTCATGTGTGTTTTCGTTCATATTGAGATGCTCTGCTTTATTAATTAGCCATGGCTCAGACTACTTTGTTGACTAGATTGTCAAGTGCAGGCAATCTGTACAGGCGCCTCCATGGCTTTTCTTGGCCTTTCCTTGAGAACGACAGTAGCCAATAACACTAGATTTTTATTTCGCAGTTTACTTATTGACTTTATTATCGTTCCTGTTACCTgtccatttaatttattttaggcACGCTGCTACTCCCTTTACTCTAGCAAGGGCaaggagtgagtgtgtgtgtggaggggtgggggttgttCCTTTATGAAATCTACCAACAGTCACAGATGGAAGTGGCCGGTGTTTGCTTTCCCTGATCAGATCTCACTGATATTGACTAGAGAGGTGGGAGTGTTTCTTCCCCCGGCCTTCAGACCGTTTAGCTCAGACTATCTGAGCAGCAACTCTGTTTTAGGGGCTTTGGGGAAATTGTtgggggttattgggggggggcggagatcCTTGACTCTGCCAGCCTCCCTTACCTCCGGTTCTGGTACCAGGTTTTGACCTGCGTGTCGGTCAGGTTGAGAGCCGCAGCCAGGTCCATGCGGTCTTGCACGCTCAAGTACTTCTGCCGCTCGAAGCTCCTCTCCAGCTGATTGAGCTGATGGTCCGAAAAGGCCGTCCTCGCCTTCCGCGGCTTCTTCGCTCGGACTGGGGGGCTATCCCGGCTACTTGTAATCTCCCGGTCGCCTTCTTCTTTCGTCCCTAGAAACAATTCACAAGCACAACACTAGAAACAGGGTCTAAAGCAGCAACCCGAGGAGAGGCGGCTCGGGGTCTGGGACTCGGGGCAAAGTCGATTTCTTTACAGAGTTGATTATCATCTGACTGCTGCATTCGGGACTCCAAGGAAATCCCTCAATTTAGCTGATGCCTTTTCGTACCTACGTGTCTAAATGGGTTTGACAGGAGGGTCTGGCGATTTCTCTCTATGCGGCCGACAAACAGTCCCCCTTTCCGGGGTAAGGTTTTTCCCCTTTCAGGTGCACTTGGGGTAGGTTAAAGCAAAGTGCAGAACAGCGAGCGCATCAGACAGGATATGTCACCCAAGCACCAAGTTGAGCTCAAATTGCTGAGCACGTCGTGGTGACAGCGCTAAGATTTCCGGATTCTATTTGTCAACTTTGGTTTTTTTGCTGAAATGCTGGGAAATCGATATGTCAATCCATCTCCGTTTGTACCAGTTTTTTGCAGCGCTCCTTGATCTTCCCTGCAGGAAGAACAATAATCTCTCTAATTGACCCACTGGGGAGGTTGGTGCACAAAAAATCGCCAGACCAGACTGTACATCTGTTTTGGGCACTCTTATGCTAATGTTAAAATAGCAAAATGAATGGCACACATGAGCGTCTTTCTATTATTCATCGCATAACATTGCAAAATAGGTGAATGGCGTAAAATTAGGAAAATGTGTCCTCTCACCGCATAGTTTAAACTGTGCCTCGTGCAAAGCCATTTTGCAGAAAGCAGAGAATCCTTCGGCATTAAGGAAAAGGCTTTTCAAAGAGCAGCTATTTTCTTATATATAACCCCACGCCCATACACACgcgtatatatgtatatttaaatCAGGAAATATTGCACTGTTGCAGCTTCCGTAGGCGTACACAATTCGTAAAAGAGAAATATCCCATCCCAGCATAGGAAAAGACTAAACATGTAAAAAGCCTTCTAACGTGATCTAGTGAAAAGTTCTTATCTACTTTTAGGTCTACTTGGAAATTTGTCCTATTAATTAAGTGCTGCTAAACCTCTGTGCTTGGTGTTAGAAAACATGCGAACCATTTAAACGAAttagcatttaaaaaataaatgcattcaaattttaaaagaaacaaacattcaaataattttttttcgcCAAACAGCTAACCTAAAAAAAGAGGGGCGCcccagcaagagaaaaaaagattTCTCCACGGATCTGATATAAAAAAAAGAGACAATAATGTAAAGAGGATTGGATTTGACTGGGttttggtgggattttttttgttttgttttgttgttggttttggtttttgttacaGCTTCTGAAATATCAGAAGTGCTGCCAGGGAATTGTATCGCTTCCCATAGCAAATTGTGTACAATACTGATCACTGGAGAGTAATACCGTAAGGTTATTATGAATCAATAGCATTAGTGTTATTAGGAATAAAAGTGAAACCCTATCACGACAGGGGCTGCTCAAAAGCCACGGCGGAAGCGGTGGAGGCTGCGGGGGTAACATACTCACCGTGGCATTTGAGATCATTCTGCGTATCGTCGCGTTTGTCTAGTTTGGTTTTGCTGTCCTCCTGCTCTAGCTTTGGCCTGAAGCTCTCGTTGGCTGCGTTGCCCTCTTGTtttggggtgtggtggggagaggagacactggTGCTGTAAGGTGCACAAGCCGCCAGCGGTTTGCTGTCGCCCAGAATGTCTTTAATTAGAAAAGAAGAG is part of the Mauremys mutica isolate MM-2020 ecotype Southern chromosome 8, ASM2049712v1, whole genome shotgun sequence genome and encodes:
- the BARHL2 gene encoding barH-like 2 homeobox protein, whose product is MATMEGSSGSSFGIDTILSNNGSGSPGMMNGDFRQLNSDARTADFRNQATPSPCSEIDTVGTAPSSPISVTMEHPEQHLVQEHHHVHHTQQQQQQQQQQQSLQQSPQQQQQLGSGNSAPRTSTSSFLIKDILGDSKPLAACAPYSTSVSSPHHTPKQEGNAANESFRPKLEQEDSKTKLDKRDDTQNDLKCHGTKEEGDREITSSRDSPPVRAKKPRKARTAFSDHQLNQLERSFERQKYLSVQDRMDLAAALNLTDTQVKTWYQNRRTKWKRQTAVGLELLAEAGNYSALQRMFPSPYFYHPSLLGSMDSTTAAAAAAAMYSSMYRTPPAPHPQLQRPLVPRVLIHGLGPGGQPALNPLANPIPGTPHPR